Proteins encoded by one window of Manihot esculenta cultivar AM560-2 chromosome 10, M.esculenta_v8, whole genome shotgun sequence:
- the LOC110607886 gene encoding uncharacterized protein LOC110607886 produces MCKVFSTTLSGPARAWFNSLEAGSIRSFGDLANAFVSRFIAGVPADRKTSYLETVRQRRDESLREYIARFNTEALQIPELDEGRAVEAMQKGTTSAEFFGLLSRKPPTTLAKLMKRAEKYIRQDDSLMTSRFAKGAEDRGKAPEERRSERHEKKQGKKPEPYKQPWDRRDQRPFPPRVPE; encoded by the coding sequence atgtgcaaggtattttcAACGACACTCTCAGGACCAGCACGGGCATGGTTTAACAGTCTGGAGGCGGGAAGTATCAGGAGCTTTGGAGATTTAGCCAACGCCTTCGTCAGCCGGTTCATAGCTGGAGTTCCagctgacaggaagaccagttATTTGGAGACGGTCAGGCAGAGAAGGGACGAGTCGCTGAGGGAGTATATTGCCCGTTTTAATACGGAGGCCCTACAGATTCCCGAGTTGGATGAAGGGagagcggtggaggccatgcagaaggggacgacctccgCTGAGTTTTTTGGCTTGTTGAGTAGAAAACCCCCCACCACGCTGGCAaagctgatgaagagggcggagaaaTATATAAGGCAAGATGACTCCCTAATGACGAGTAGATTCGCCAAGGGGGCGGAAGACAGAGGAAAAGCCCCCGAAGAAAGGAGATCGGAGAGGCATGAGAAGAAGCAGGGCAAGAAACCTGAGCCCTACAAGCAGCCCTGGGACAGGAGAGACCAGAGACCTTTCCCTCCTCGGGTTCCAGAATAA